One segment of Echeneis naucrates chromosome 15, fEcheNa1.1, whole genome shotgun sequence DNA contains the following:
- the erlec1 gene encoding endoplasmic reticulum lectin 1 isoform X3: MTAGVVVVLIGGLLEVCGSVSANRGGSPAAFTDEIPFKITWPDAEFTLPTSGALYKEDDFVIMTTTEKEKYKCLLPSLTAGEEDNDKEYSGPGPGQLLEPLFKRSSCSYRIESYWTYEVCHGKHIRQYHEEKETGQKISVQEYFLGNLDQKSQSTETDKDEEAENVKSTDETEVPTKNIEGQLTPYYSLEMGNGTPCVLKQDQPRSTSVLYVCHPEAKHEILSVAEVTTCEYEVVVLTPLLCAHPKYRFKTSPVNAIFCQALAGSPLRPQRLAQLDKEQEEQLKPPFSATAETREEVPPVREEAFTSTHKPMTVGGQSQITVGTTHISRLTDDQLIKEFLSGSYCLHGGVGWWKYEFCYGKHVHQYHEDKEQGKNTVVVGSWNSEEHIEWAKKNVARSYQLKDDVQKVKLVSHFYGHGDVCDLTGKPRQVIVKLKCKESESPHAVTVYMLEPQTCQYILGVESPVICRILDTADEHGLLSLSS; this comes from the exons ATGACGGCCGGGGTTGTCGTGGTGCTCATCGGGGGGCTGCTGGAGGTCTGCGGCAGCGTCTCGGCCAACAGAGGGGGGTCCCCCGCTGCCTTTACCGACGAAATCCCCTTCAAGATCACCTGGCCGGACGCCGAGTTCACGCTG CCAACTTCCGGTGCGCTTTACAAAGAGGATGACTTTGTCATCATGACAacaacagagaaggagaagtaCAAATGTCTGCTGCCGTCCCTGacagctggagaggag GATAACGATAAGGAGTACAGTGGGCCAGGTCCGGGCCAGCTGCTGGAGCCTCTATTCAAACGAAGCAGCTGCTCCTACAGG ATCGAGTCATATTGGACATATGAAGTTTGCCACGGAAAGCACATAAGACAGTATCATGAAGAGAAGGAGACTGGTCAG AAGATCAGTGTTCAGGAATACTTCCTGGGGAACTTGGATCAGAAAAGTCAGTCGACAGAGacag ACAAAGACGAAGAGGCAGAAAACGTAAAGTCAACTGATGAAACAGAA GTACCCACTAAGAACATAGAGGGCCAGCTCACTCCCTACTACTCGTTGGAAATGGGAAATGGGACTCCTTGTGTGCTGAAGCAGGATCAGCCTCGCTCCACATCTGTGCTGTATGTCTGTCATCCAGAGGCTAAGCATGAGATCTTGTCTGTCGCTGAAGTCACAACCTGTGAATATGAAGTGGTGGTGTTGACGCCACTCCTTTGTGCTCACCCAAAATACAG GTTTAAGACGTCCCCAGTGAATGCAATATTCTGCCAGGCTCTGGCAGGCTCGCCACTCCGGCCTCAGCGGCTTGCCCAGTTGGACAAGGAGCAAGAGGAGCAGCTTAAACCACCTTTCAGTGCCACTGCTGAGACCAGAGAG GAGGTGCCACCGGTAAGAGAAGAGGCCTTCACCTCCACTCATAAACCCATGACTGTTGGTGGGCAATCTCAGATCACTGTCGGCACCACTCATATCTCCCGTTTGACAGATGACCAGCTCATCAAAGAGTTCCTCAGTGGATCATACTGCCTGCATGGG GGAGTGGGGTGGTGGAAATATGAATTCTGTTATGGAAAACATGTCCATCAGTATCATGAG GATAAGGAGCAAGGAAAGAACACTGTGGTGGTGGGGAGCTGGAATTCAGAGGAACACATCGAGTGGGCCAAGAAGAACGTTGCCAGATCCTACCAGCTCAAAGACGATGTGCAGAAAGTCAA gttgGTATCACACTTTTATGGCCATGGAGATGTTTGCGATCTGACAGGGAAGCCAAGACAAGTCATTGTCAAGCTGAA ATGTAAGGAGTCTGAGTCTCCCCATGCTGTCACTGTCTATATGCTGGAGCCTCAGACCTGTCAGTATATCCTTGGG GTTGAGTCACCAGTCATATGCAGGATTCTTGACACTGCTGATGAACATGGACTTCTGTCGCTCTCCAGCTAA
- the erlec1 gene encoding endoplasmic reticulum lectin 1 isoform X1 has translation MTAGVVVVLIGGLLEVCGSVSANRGGSPAAFTDEIPFKITWPDAEFTLPTSGALYKEDDFVIMTTTEKEKYKCLLPSLTAGEEDNDKEYSGPGPGQLLEPLFKRSSCSYRIESYWTYEVCHGKHIRQYHEEKETGQKISVQEYFLGNLDQKSQSTETDKDEEAENVKSTDETEVPTKNIEGQLTPYYSLEMGNGTPCVLKQDQPRSTSVLYVCHPEAKHEILSVAEVTTCEYEVVVLTPLLCAHPKYRFKTSPVNAIFCQALAGSPLRPQRLAQLDKEQEEQLKPPFSATAETREEEVPPVREEAFTSTHKPMTVGGQSQITVGTTHISRLTDDQLIKEFLSGSYCLHGGVGWWKYEFCYGKHVHQYHEDKEQGKNTVVVGSWNSEEHIEWAKKNVARSYQLKDDVQKVKLVSHFYGHGDVCDLTGKPRQVIVKLKCKESESPHAVTVYMLEPQTCQYILGVESPVICRILDTADEHGLLSLSS, from the exons ATGACGGCCGGGGTTGTCGTGGTGCTCATCGGGGGGCTGCTGGAGGTCTGCGGCAGCGTCTCGGCCAACAGAGGGGGGTCCCCCGCTGCCTTTACCGACGAAATCCCCTTCAAGATCACCTGGCCGGACGCCGAGTTCACGCTG CCAACTTCCGGTGCGCTTTACAAAGAGGATGACTTTGTCATCATGACAacaacagagaaggagaagtaCAAATGTCTGCTGCCGTCCCTGacagctggagaggag GATAACGATAAGGAGTACAGTGGGCCAGGTCCGGGCCAGCTGCTGGAGCCTCTATTCAAACGAAGCAGCTGCTCCTACAGG ATCGAGTCATATTGGACATATGAAGTTTGCCACGGAAAGCACATAAGACAGTATCATGAAGAGAAGGAGACTGGTCAG AAGATCAGTGTTCAGGAATACTTCCTGGGGAACTTGGATCAGAAAAGTCAGTCGACAGAGacag ACAAAGACGAAGAGGCAGAAAACGTAAAGTCAACTGATGAAACAGAA GTACCCACTAAGAACATAGAGGGCCAGCTCACTCCCTACTACTCGTTGGAAATGGGAAATGGGACTCCTTGTGTGCTGAAGCAGGATCAGCCTCGCTCCACATCTGTGCTGTATGTCTGTCATCCAGAGGCTAAGCATGAGATCTTGTCTGTCGCTGAAGTCACAACCTGTGAATATGAAGTGGTGGTGTTGACGCCACTCCTTTGTGCTCACCCAAAATACAG GTTTAAGACGTCCCCAGTGAATGCAATATTCTGCCAGGCTCTGGCAGGCTCGCCACTCCGGCCTCAGCGGCTTGCCCAGTTGGACAAGGAGCAAGAGGAGCAGCTTAAACCACCTTTCAGTGCCACTGCTGAGACCAGAGAG gaGGAGGTGCCACCGGTAAGAGAAGAGGCCTTCACCTCCACTCATAAACCCATGACTGTTGGTGGGCAATCTCAGATCACTGTCGGCACCACTCATATCTCCCGTTTGACAGATGACCAGCTCATCAAAGAGTTCCTCAGTGGATCATACTGCCTGCATGGG GGAGTGGGGTGGTGGAAATATGAATTCTGTTATGGAAAACATGTCCATCAGTATCATGAG GATAAGGAGCAAGGAAAGAACACTGTGGTGGTGGGGAGCTGGAATTCAGAGGAACACATCGAGTGGGCCAAGAAGAACGTTGCCAGATCCTACCAGCTCAAAGACGATGTGCAGAAAGTCAA gttgGTATCACACTTTTATGGCCATGGAGATGTTTGCGATCTGACAGGGAAGCCAAGACAAGTCATTGTCAAGCTGAA ATGTAAGGAGTCTGAGTCTCCCCATGCTGTCACTGTCTATATGCTGGAGCCTCAGACCTGTCAGTATATCCTTGGG GTTGAGTCACCAGTCATATGCAGGATTCTTGACACTGCTGATGAACATGGACTTCTGTCGCTCTCCAGCTAA
- the erlec1 gene encoding endoplasmic reticulum lectin 1 isoform X2 produces MTAGVVVVLIGGLLEVCGSVSANRGGSPAAFTDEIPFKITWPDAEFTLPTSGALYKEDDFVIMTTTEKEKYKCLLPSLTAGEEDNDKEYSGPGPGQLLEPLFKRSSCSYRIESYWTYEVCHGKHIRQYHEEKETGQISVQEYFLGNLDQKSQSTETDKDEEAENVKSTDETEVPTKNIEGQLTPYYSLEMGNGTPCVLKQDQPRSTSVLYVCHPEAKHEILSVAEVTTCEYEVVVLTPLLCAHPKYRFKTSPVNAIFCQALAGSPLRPQRLAQLDKEQEEQLKPPFSATAETREEEVPPVREEAFTSTHKPMTVGGQSQITVGTTHISRLTDDQLIKEFLSGSYCLHGGVGWWKYEFCYGKHVHQYHEDKEQGKNTVVVGSWNSEEHIEWAKKNVARSYQLKDDVQKVKLVSHFYGHGDVCDLTGKPRQVIVKLKCKESESPHAVTVYMLEPQTCQYILGVESPVICRILDTADEHGLLSLSS; encoded by the exons ATGACGGCCGGGGTTGTCGTGGTGCTCATCGGGGGGCTGCTGGAGGTCTGCGGCAGCGTCTCGGCCAACAGAGGGGGGTCCCCCGCTGCCTTTACCGACGAAATCCCCTTCAAGATCACCTGGCCGGACGCCGAGTTCACGCTG CCAACTTCCGGTGCGCTTTACAAAGAGGATGACTTTGTCATCATGACAacaacagagaaggagaagtaCAAATGTCTGCTGCCGTCCCTGacagctggagaggag GATAACGATAAGGAGTACAGTGGGCCAGGTCCGGGCCAGCTGCTGGAGCCTCTATTCAAACGAAGCAGCTGCTCCTACAGG ATCGAGTCATATTGGACATATGAAGTTTGCCACGGAAAGCACATAAGACAGTATCATGAAGAGAAGGAGACTGGTCAG ATCAGTGTTCAGGAATACTTCCTGGGGAACTTGGATCAGAAAAGTCAGTCGACAGAGacag ACAAAGACGAAGAGGCAGAAAACGTAAAGTCAACTGATGAAACAGAA GTACCCACTAAGAACATAGAGGGCCAGCTCACTCCCTACTACTCGTTGGAAATGGGAAATGGGACTCCTTGTGTGCTGAAGCAGGATCAGCCTCGCTCCACATCTGTGCTGTATGTCTGTCATCCAGAGGCTAAGCATGAGATCTTGTCTGTCGCTGAAGTCACAACCTGTGAATATGAAGTGGTGGTGTTGACGCCACTCCTTTGTGCTCACCCAAAATACAG GTTTAAGACGTCCCCAGTGAATGCAATATTCTGCCAGGCTCTGGCAGGCTCGCCACTCCGGCCTCAGCGGCTTGCCCAGTTGGACAAGGAGCAAGAGGAGCAGCTTAAACCACCTTTCAGTGCCACTGCTGAGACCAGAGAG gaGGAGGTGCCACCGGTAAGAGAAGAGGCCTTCACCTCCACTCATAAACCCATGACTGTTGGTGGGCAATCTCAGATCACTGTCGGCACCACTCATATCTCCCGTTTGACAGATGACCAGCTCATCAAAGAGTTCCTCAGTGGATCATACTGCCTGCATGGG GGAGTGGGGTGGTGGAAATATGAATTCTGTTATGGAAAACATGTCCATCAGTATCATGAG GATAAGGAGCAAGGAAAGAACACTGTGGTGGTGGGGAGCTGGAATTCAGAGGAACACATCGAGTGGGCCAAGAAGAACGTTGCCAGATCCTACCAGCTCAAAGACGATGTGCAGAAAGTCAA gttgGTATCACACTTTTATGGCCATGGAGATGTTTGCGATCTGACAGGGAAGCCAAGACAAGTCATTGTCAAGCTGAA ATGTAAGGAGTCTGAGTCTCCCCATGCTGTCACTGTCTATATGCTGGAGCCTCAGACCTGTCAGTATATCCTTGGG GTTGAGTCACCAGTCATATGCAGGATTCTTGACACTGCTGATGAACATGGACTTCTGTCGCTCTCCAGCTAA
- the gpr75 gene encoding probable G-protein coupled receptor 75: MNITVTPSDLVDVPKHQTLNGTQAPSGLAVIHTATLTFCSLLLILIFCLGSYGNLVVFLSFFDPAFRKFRTNFDFMILNLSFCDLFICCVTAPMFALVLFLDAGGGDGVSRSFCFAFHLTSSGFIIMSLETVAVIALHRLRMVLGQQPNRTASFPRTLVLTALLWTSSFTMAALLTMQAYTHGDGPCLPHFGLGGGQARVVLYVYLADFAFCVAVVSVSYLMIAQTLRKNAQVRKCPIMTVDATCPPPPPPLIAAGFESMQCAVQGPPLYRNQTYNKLQNVQTHSYANRTSQPLVPGAAQGATCCQLVSTVNLATAKDSKAVVTCVVIVFSVLLCCLPTGVSLAQDVLTPESSFAHYQFELCGFVLIFLKSGINPFVYSRNSAGLRRRVLCCIQWAALGFLCCKQKTRLHAMGKGSLEVNRNKSSHHETNSAYVLSPKPQRRLVDQACGPSHSRDCAGSPRATCARKPRPPSSSTPINTRIEPYYSIYNSSPSAGPSSPTSLQPVSSQTFAFAKSYVAMHYHTHQDALQDFESTSVHQIPIPSV, from the coding sequence ATGAACATCACTGTTACACCATCGGACTTGGTGGATGTGCCGAAACATCAGACCCTCAATGGCACACAGGCTCCGTCAGGTTTGGCTGTGATTCACACTGCTACCTTGAccttctgctctctgctcctcaTTCTAATCTTCTGCCTGGGCTCTTATGGTAATCTTGTGGTGTTCCTGTCATTTTTTGACCCAGCGTTTCGCAAGTTCCGTACCAACTTTGACTTCATGATCCTCAACCTGTCCTTCTGTGACTTGTTCATTTGCTGTGTGACTGCTCCCATGTTTGCGCTGGTTCTCTTCCTGGATGCGGGTGGAGGGGATGGGGTGTCAAGGAGTTTCTGCTTTGCTTTCCACTTGACCAGTTCAGGCTTCATCATCATGTCCCTGGAGACGGTAGCTGTCATTGCTTTGCACAGACTGCGCATGGTTTTGGGGCAGCAGCCCAATCGCACTGCCTCCTTCCCTCGCACGCTGGTGCTGACCGCCCTGCTGTGGACATCCAGCTTCACCATGGCTGCCCTCCTCACCATGCAAGCGTATACACATGGAGATGGACCCTGCTTGCCCCATTTTGGCCTTGGAGGTGGACAAGCCAGGGTTGTGTTGTATGTCTACCTGGCAGACTTTGCCTTTTGCGTAGCTGTGGTTTCTGTGTCCTACCTTATGATTGCCCAAACTCTAAGGAAGAATGCTCAAGTTAGGAAATGTCCCATCATGACAGTAGATGCCACTtgccctccacctcccccaccgCTCATTGCAGCAGGCTTTGAAAGCATGCAGTGTGCTGTTCAAGGTCCCCCTCTGTACCGTAACCAGACCTATAATAAACTGCAGAATGTTCAGACACACTCGTATGCCAATAGGACCAGCCAGCCTCTGGTTCCAGGGGCTGCCCAAGGAGCCACCTGCTGTCAGCTGGTGTCTACAGTCAACCTGGCCACAGCCAAAGACTCCAAGGCAGTTGTCACCTGCGTTGTTATTGTGTTCTCTGTTCTGCTTTGCTGCCTGCCAACGGGAGTATCACTGGCGCAGGATGTTTTGACACCAGAAAGTAGCTTTGCACATTACCAGTTTGAACTGTGTGGCTTTGTGCTAATTTTTCTCAAGTCAGGCATCAATCCTTTTGTTTACTCCCGCAACAGTGCAGGCCTCCGTCGTCGAGTGCTGTGCTGTATACAGTGGGCAGCACTGGGCTTTCTCTGTTGCAAGCAAAAGACTCGTCTCCATGCTATGGGAAAGGGTAGCCTGGAAGTCAATCGCAATAAATCCTCCCATCATGAGACCAATTCAGCCTATGTGCTGTCACCCAAGCCGCAGAGGAGGCTAGTAGACCAGGCTTGTGGGCCCAGTCACTCAAGAGATTGTGCTGGTAGTCCTAGGGCCACATGTGCGCGCAAACCTCGGCCACCAAGTTCCTCAACACCTATCAACACACGTATTGAGCCCTATTATAGTATATACAACAGCAGTCCTTCGGCTGGGCCCAGCTCCCCCACAAGCCTACAGCCTGTCAGCTCTCAGACATTTGCCTTTGCCAAGTCATATGTAGCCATGCACTACCACACTCACCAAGATGCACTACAGGACTTTGAGAGCACCTCAGTGCACCAGATTCCCATTCCCTCAGTCTAA
- the erlec1 gene encoding endoplasmic reticulum lectin 1 isoform X4, with protein sequence MTAGVVVVLIGGLLEVCGSVSANRGGSPAAFTDEIPFKITWPDAEFTLPTSGALYKEDDFVIMTTTEKEKYKCLLPSLTAGEEDNDKEYSGPGPGQLLEPLFKRSSCSYRIESYWTYEVCHGKHIRQYHEEKETGQKISVQEYFLGNLDQKSQSTETDKDEEAENVKSTDETEVPTKNIEGQLTPYYSLEMGNGTPCVLKQDQPRSTSVLYVCHPEAKHEILSVAEVTTCEYEVVVLTPLLCAHPKYRFKTSPVNAIFCQALAGSPLRPQRLAQLDKEQEEQLKPPFSATAETREEEVPPVREEAFTSTHKPMTVGGQSQITVGTTHISRLTDDQLIKEFLSGSYCLHGGVGWWKYEFCYGKHVHQYHEDKEQGKNTVVVGSWNSEEHIEWAKKNVARSYQLKDDVQKVKCKESESPHAVTVYMLEPQTCQYILGVESPVICRILDTADEHGLLSLSS encoded by the exons ATGACGGCCGGGGTTGTCGTGGTGCTCATCGGGGGGCTGCTGGAGGTCTGCGGCAGCGTCTCGGCCAACAGAGGGGGGTCCCCCGCTGCCTTTACCGACGAAATCCCCTTCAAGATCACCTGGCCGGACGCCGAGTTCACGCTG CCAACTTCCGGTGCGCTTTACAAAGAGGATGACTTTGTCATCATGACAacaacagagaaggagaagtaCAAATGTCTGCTGCCGTCCCTGacagctggagaggag GATAACGATAAGGAGTACAGTGGGCCAGGTCCGGGCCAGCTGCTGGAGCCTCTATTCAAACGAAGCAGCTGCTCCTACAGG ATCGAGTCATATTGGACATATGAAGTTTGCCACGGAAAGCACATAAGACAGTATCATGAAGAGAAGGAGACTGGTCAG AAGATCAGTGTTCAGGAATACTTCCTGGGGAACTTGGATCAGAAAAGTCAGTCGACAGAGacag ACAAAGACGAAGAGGCAGAAAACGTAAAGTCAACTGATGAAACAGAA GTACCCACTAAGAACATAGAGGGCCAGCTCACTCCCTACTACTCGTTGGAAATGGGAAATGGGACTCCTTGTGTGCTGAAGCAGGATCAGCCTCGCTCCACATCTGTGCTGTATGTCTGTCATCCAGAGGCTAAGCATGAGATCTTGTCTGTCGCTGAAGTCACAACCTGTGAATATGAAGTGGTGGTGTTGACGCCACTCCTTTGTGCTCACCCAAAATACAG GTTTAAGACGTCCCCAGTGAATGCAATATTCTGCCAGGCTCTGGCAGGCTCGCCACTCCGGCCTCAGCGGCTTGCCCAGTTGGACAAGGAGCAAGAGGAGCAGCTTAAACCACCTTTCAGTGCCACTGCTGAGACCAGAGAG gaGGAGGTGCCACCGGTAAGAGAAGAGGCCTTCACCTCCACTCATAAACCCATGACTGTTGGTGGGCAATCTCAGATCACTGTCGGCACCACTCATATCTCCCGTTTGACAGATGACCAGCTCATCAAAGAGTTCCTCAGTGGATCATACTGCCTGCATGGG GGAGTGGGGTGGTGGAAATATGAATTCTGTTATGGAAAACATGTCCATCAGTATCATGAG GATAAGGAGCAAGGAAAGAACACTGTGGTGGTGGGGAGCTGGAATTCAGAGGAACACATCGAGTGGGCCAAGAAGAACGTTGCCAGATCCTACCAGCTCAAAGACGATGTGCAGAAAGTCAA ATGTAAGGAGTCTGAGTCTCCCCATGCTGTCACTGTCTATATGCTGGAGCCTCAGACCTGTCAGTATATCCTTGGG GTTGAGTCACCAGTCATATGCAGGATTCTTGACACTGCTGATGAACATGGACTTCTGTCGCTCTCCAGCTAA